The proteins below come from a single Orcinus orca chromosome 6, mOrcOrc1.1, whole genome shotgun sequence genomic window:
- the TMEM215 gene encoding transmembrane protein 215, with the protein MRPDDINPRTGLVVALVSVFLVFGFMFTVSGMKGETLGNIPLLAIGPAICLPGIAAIALARKTEGCTKWPENELLWVRKLPCFRKPKDKEVVELLRTPSDLESGKGSSDELAKKVCLRGKLPLQGQGEVPMVSSITTPTPAEEGECQSRVQSGHREEPSRHLDGYCPSGSSLTYNALDAKCSAWDRSECPEPEDSIFFVPQDSIIVCSYKLNRPYERYCCYINQSQGIWDHETIV; encoded by the coding sequence ATGCGGCCTGATGACATTAACCCGAGGACTGGGCTGGTTGTGGCCCTGGTGAGTGTCTTCCTGGTCTTTGGCTTCATGTTCACTGTCTCTGGGATGAAAGGAGAGACTCTGGGAAACATCCCCCTCCTGGCCATAGGGCCAGCCATCTGCCTCCCAGGCATCGCAGCCATTGCCCTGGCCAGGAAAACTGAGGGATGCACCAAGTGGCCCGAGAATGAGCTGCTATGGGTCCGCAAGTTGCCCTGCTTCCGGAAACCCAAGGACAAGGAGGTGGTGGAACTGCTGAGGACCCCTTCAGACCTGGAGTCGGGCAAGGGGAGCTCAGATGAACTGGCAAAGAAGGTGTGCCTCAGGGGGAAGCTCCCCCTCCAAGGGCAGGGCGAGGTGCCTATGGTCAGCTCCATCACCACCCCCACACCCGCGGAGGAAGGAGAATGCCAGAGCCGGGTCCAGAGCGGGCATCGGGAGGAGCCGTCCAGACACCTGGATGGCTACTGTCCCTCAGGCAGTTCCCTCACCTATAATGCGTTGGATGCCAAGTGCTCAGCCTGGGACAGGTCTGAGTGCCCTGAGCCTGAGGACAGCATCTTCTTTGTGCCCCAGGACAGTATCATCGTTTGCTCCTACAAGCTGAACAGACCCTATGAAAGATACTGTTGTTACATCAATCAGAGCCAAGGCATATGGGACCATGAGACGATAGTCTAA